The region TTGTAAACATGGGAGTAACTATACGATGAAATATCTTGTCTCTATCACATTGATGGCGATGTTGGCCGGTCCCGCGATAGCCGAACAGAGCACTGAACATGTCGAACAAAGCCGCGCGGCGGTTCAGCAATTTTTCGGCCAGCTTAAAGGTGAGCTGCAAGCCGGGATGAAAGCCGGCGGGCCGGTCAACGCCATTGAGGTGTGCAGTGACAAGGCGCCGGCGATTGCTCGCGATGTCTCAAAGGATAAGGGGCTGCAGATCGGCCGGACCAGTCTTAAGCCTCGCAACCCCGGCAATGCCCCGGATCAATGGGAAGAGGCCGTGCTCAGGGAGTTTGAACAGCGCAAGGCGGATGGTGAGCACCCGAAGAAAATGGAAAAGCATGCGATCGTCGAGCAAAATGGCCAGCAGGTCTTTCGTTACATGAAGGCGATCCCGACCGGCGAGCTCTGCCTGAAATGCCACGGTACCCAACTTGATCCGGCGGTTTCCGCCAGGCTGGAAAAGCTCTATCCCGAGGATCGGGCGACCGGTTACAGCCAGGGTGATCTGCGCGGCGCCTTTACGATTAGCAAGAATCTCTAAACCGACTATATAAATAGCCTGATTTTGGGGTTATTTTCCGGATCGGTTTTGTTAACATGGCACGGCCCCGGAGGAACCTGTCGGGTTCGCCGGGGTCAATTA is a window of Thiohalophilus sp. DNA encoding:
- a CDS encoding DUF3365 domain-containing protein, whose protein sequence is MKYLVSITLMAMLAGPAIAEQSTEHVEQSRAAVQQFFGQLKGELQAGMKAGGPVNAIEVCSDKAPAIARDVSKDKGLQIGRTSLKPRNPGNAPDQWEEAVLREFEQRKADGEHPKKMEKHAIVEQNGQQVFRYMKAIPTGELCLKCHGTQLDPAVSARLEKLYPEDRATGYSQGDLRGAFTISKNL